The window agcagaacatccaagatgtgctgcagaacgaaagtacgatgcacaagacattaataaaaacacatagttaaaatcagcctacaataaaacactagaatgcttcatttaaaagacgaacggcagtaggaaaaaaactgtttttaaacctggtagttctacatttcaggctgcggtaccttctgcttgagggcatgagggaaaagagttcagaggcaggataagttgggtctctagaaatccgcacagctctggccagacagcgttgttttgccaaatcttgtacatttggcaacggggctccaatgatcctctccgcagccctcaccactttcctcagtgctttccagtccgaagcgctgcagctctcctgccacagagagctgctgctggttagcacgctctctatggtccctctgtaaaaagtggtgaggactgacttactgagatgggccctctttagcctccgcagaaagatcaagcgctggtgagctttcttgatgacggaggaggtgtgcagggaccaggtgaggttgttcgtcacattaactcccaggaacttagtagactgcacaatttccacagcagtgttcttaatgtagaccgggatgtgtatcagctgtttcttcctgaagtcgatcaccagttaaACATGCTGGTGGAGGTGTTCTGGCTTGGGCTTGTATGGCTGCCACCGGTActgacacacttctcttcatcAATGATGTCTCTGCCAACTGAGTtgagggatatgcaacaaagtactaaatatgattGCTTTAATACACCTACCTTTACTATGttacaaacattatggtgccccaAAATAAGAGGACCATGTATaaaatgtgttgtcatttctacatggtatgaTCAAAATGTATGTAAATCCCTTAaacgaaagtctgcaatgtgtacttttATCATGTCTGAATcgtttaacttgtaattttaaactgtggaacagtgGGGTATCTCAAGGCAAAAATGGgtcttgtcccaaacattatggagggcactgtatgtatttgtaacttaaaaaaaattccatCACGGCTATATAATGAGATGTAAATGCTTATTAGTGCTGTATAACAAAACGTATGCTGGCAAATGCAAGGAAACTCACCCATATTGTGGCTGCTTGGACTTCAGGTCAAAGAATAAACTCCTTATTTGCATAGCATATTTATTTAGGCTGTTTTGAAGGGTGACAGGCTGATGTTAGATTTGAGAGGTTTGTTTGGAGAATAACGTCTGTCACTGTTTGATTCAATCCCCTGTTTGAATATGTGAGAAGCTAAAGCTGGCCTGCAGCAAATTGCAATTTCTCACAAATGAGTAGTTTTACCAGTACTGTATCTGAATGTGAAGCTTAACTCGTTTCATTGTATAGAAGTCCTGTTATCCAGCAGAATTTCCATATCCCCTTCCAGCCTGGAGCAGGCTATGCAGAGGGCATTTTGGCAAGCTGTGAAGATGAAAGAGCTGCAGAAAAGCATAGATGATAGTGTTCTGACAAGAAAATCttgtacatttaaatgtaacatttagtTGTGTATACTTTTTGAATATATTACTTGATTAATCATCAAAACAATCTGCATTAGTCAATAGGAATAGCACTAAACATTTCCTACATCTCCTTAAACTAATCTTTACAGGCATATTgcccttttaaaataaaaccaaccCATTAAGCATCAGTTTGTTCCTTCAGCTTCCCCTCATTTAGGTTTCTTATGTCACTTACTATAAATGAACAGAATGACTTATTAAGTAACAATACTGCATACATAAATATTAACTTGGACATGCTTTGTCCATGAGATGTTTTATCACAAGGTAAGTAAACTTGATAGACCTCTTCATTGTGACAAGTCTACTGCTAATGGTGTTTCACCTTATAACTGGCAGTATTAAATTGCtagcatttgtttgtttttattttatttatttagtttttagtttttttgatgAAGGGAGCAGAAATAATGAAATGATGTGGACATTCGAGCttgacaggtcaggtcaggtcaggttggggagcatgcattggtgcAGTacattgttgcacccaccacacgacaaaacagcacgggatcctggttggcaaaaccccaggcagacacgcggtccagtctcaccctccggaaatgaccttctatttgctgcagccaggtgttacatgaggtccaaccactcgggtactcaacaatgatgatcctacgagctggatcacccgcagggaatcgcaccacatggccctagtgccataactgacactccctcacaatgcaggtaatgtgcctcattcgggactccatgagcaactgctcattcgacacaaagtcaaaccagcggtacccaaggattctccaaagagtcacagtaccaaaggagtccagtctttgtctcaggtcactggatagcgtccatgtcttgccaccatatagcaaaacaggaagcaccagaactctaaagacttttacatagatatcgggagcgccacccacccctttccagcgacctcatgacccccccccaggCTCTTCCAATCTGTTTACTGACTTAATAGttggagtcaccagagacatgaatgtccctgccaaggtaagtaaacctcttgacgaggtcgcCACTCTCTCCGCAaaaagacacactgctgatggctgtgcccaagaggttattaaaggcctggatctcgatttttatccaggacacgcGCAggagaggttattaaaggcctggatctcggtttttatccaggacacgcGCAGGCcctgacactcagactcctcactcagtctctcaagagccctgatcagagcctccattgactctgtgaagatcacagcatcttcaGCAAAGTCACGATCAGTGAATCACTCAGTGAACTGAGTGACTGAGTGAACTTCATGAAGTAATTAGGATGTTGGTAATACTAAAGAAGGAATGACAGCCTGAGTCAGCATGTAAGGATCACCTCTATCTGTGCAGAACAGAAACAAAAGAGTAGAGATGAAGACAAAAAGGGCTATCATGAAGAGTATGTTCTATATGCTATATACATGTGTAAGCTAATGGTACTTTGGATTTGTCAGTGAAAACTACATCATCCTCAAACCTGAATGGAGAAAATTTGTCAATGAAATGGTAGCCCTCACCTGCTCTGCGGAAAACAAAGTCACAAATCTGCATGCACATTAGCCAATGAAAAGTTACCATTAAAGAACAACTGCCATTTCAAAGCATCTTTAAAATTCTTTCTTTTGTGTTACAGGATTAGTGTTGTGTCATTAGTAGTGCTGTCATGGAGTCAGAAAGAAGGAGCATGCTTTCATTATCTGGATTCCTGTTTCCTCATTTATGGACTTCAGCACACTGGTTCTTGCTATTTGTGTGCCTCTGGACCTTAGTTTCTGGCAGCAGCTATAAACAAGGGGACCCTGTCATTTTGTATGTGAACAAAGTGGGGCCATATCACAACCCTCAAGAGACATATCACTACTACAAACTGCCTGTCTGTCGTCCAAAGGAAGTACGTCACAAGTCTCTCAGCCTTGGGGAGGTTTTAGATGGAGATCGTATGGCAGAGTCCCTCTATGACATTCGATTTCAAGAGAATGTGGACAAAAAAAGTCTGTGTGAGTTGAAACTCACAGAGGCCGAGGTGAGCAGATTTATTTCATACTTGGCTAAGGATGTGAGTTTACATTAACACGTTCGCTTGGATAAGAATCTTCCCCAGCAAACATAGTCTAAAAGTGCTCCACGTAACAAATGGTGAAGTTATAATACAAGACAAATAACATGATGCATAGCATGCGCAGTGAATTGGAACCTTAGTTAAAGTTTAGCAAAGAGATGCAACACTCGTAAAACAACCACAGAGCAGTTAGTAAAgggtggtcatttttttttttaataaagaactgcTCGTTCAGCCCAACATATGTGTCACTAGCTCGGCTACCCATCTAAGACTAAGTAAATAATGTAGACCTTGGTGTTaatgttggaatgtattttgaaatgcacccaccttaataaaaagtgGAGTCTCTGTGTCCACatcattgctatgtctctgtcattcaaacaggtggcacaaacatttatagtcatTCCAACAGTTTGTGATGCGCTGTTTGCTggagagacatagcaaccggatggacaccCAGACATTTATCCTTATAAAGGTTGATTGTGTTTGATTTGAAGAAACTGTTGACATTCACTCTACATTACCACTTAATGTGTTTGAACACTTCATTATATCATGtcttagtcagtcattatccaacccgctatatcctaacacagggtcatggggggtctgctggagccaatcccagccaccacagggcacaaggcaggaacaaatcccagacagggcaccagcccaccgcagggcacactcacacacacacaggacaatttaggattgccagtgcacctaacctgcatgtctttggactgtgggaggaaacccacgcagacacggggagaacatgcaaactccatgcagggaggacccgggaagcgaacccgggtctccttactgcaaggcagcagcgctaccactgcaccaccgtgctgtcttaatcattttttacttaaactgaacaTGAATATTCAGCTCCTTTAGTCTTTCCTTGTACCCCAGAGCCCttgattttgtttggtttttctgCTCTGGGATTTGTCTAGtgctattttgttctttttttttaatctggagaCCAATCTTGCACAAAGTGTTCCGGAAAAGGTCACACAAGTGCGTTACACAGCTTTAGGATAACCTCCCTTGACAACACTTGTTATCTTTCCTACTAGTATCTGTACACTGGCTGGGTTTAGATTGTGAAATGCCCACTGGGACTTCTCAAGGCGCACCTCCAAGCTCCAGATCCCCCTGTGTGTAACTATATTGTTCTTACCTCTGTGTTTAAAACATCTGCACCCACATCTTCCACATATATAACGAAGAATAACAGCCCATGCGGAGTCTTAAGGGATTCAATTTCGAAAATAATTCTTGTACCACTCTCAACTCTGGACTTACTTGCACCTTGTATCCTGATTGCCCACCTTACAGATTTTGATAATAAGTTACATTGTCATATCAGAATACTTCCTGTTTATGTCTCAAGACAGAACATAACCAAGTTTAATAAGTTGCTCAAAGTCACACATGGAGTCAGTGAAGAGAATCAAACCAGCCGCATTGTGGTGTTTATCCCAATTCCTTAACTATGAGCCATATTGCCATTTgagatacatttacatttacatcatttagtagacgctcttatccagagcgacttacaacagtgtttgttagtttttttcgcataccccttggggtcagagcgcagggtcagccattgtacagcgccccctggagcaattacaggttaagggtcttgctcaagggcccagcagagtaggatctcttttggcactgacggggattcgaaccggcaaccttcaggataccagcgcagatccttagcctcagagccaccactctgcccctgagatacagtatatgtgaatgcATTAGGGTACATTTCTGTAATGTCTGCTCTATTTAACTGAACGAGTTtgtggaaataaataaaatatataactatgttgtttttacttttaggtggAGGAACTGAAAGAGGCTATTGAAgagctgtattattttgaatttgttcttGATGAGATCCCCATTTGGGGCTTTGTGGGATATATGGAAGAGAGTGGCTTCTTGCCACATAGTCATAAGGTATAAATACAATACTCTCATGTTTTACTTTTTCCAGTCTGTTCAGTTCAAAAAGTAAATGTTAACTGCCCATTAAAATGTGTCCGAGTATGTCATGTTTAAGTTGATCCCCTGGTAACCTTTTTTCTTCAGTGAAACTTTCATACTGATCAGAGACAACCACATATTGTACAATTGTAAGCATACATTTATTAAATCATTACTTAATATATTTGACATATAATGTCTCGACTGTGCTTTAAATTATAACTTAATTACTTTAGTGAAACCAGACACCTTTGTGAAATATTTGCAGTGTGTTACAGTCAAGGATGATAAAAATGCAATACCAGATTTTATGAATTCATTCTAAGCTCTGAAATTCTAAAATAATTTGGCAGTTCATTGAGAGTGATTATCTTAGAAATGCAAAATTAATTGGAAACATTTACAAACATGTCCTCAAAGAATATCAATACATAAGACTATGAAACCTGTTTTCTATTTATCTTTTGTAAAACACCACAATGAAGAAATTATTAATTTCTAAGAAATTGTGCTTTAAAATGTCCACATATGACTTTACACCAAGGAGATCCAGTTTGACAactattataatttttaaattataaaatttagGGAGTTTAAATAGACTACAATGAAGAGCACCACAAACATCAGATATTTATaactaacaaaaacattttttggaaaaattaggtACAGTACATAGAAATGAAGAATTGTGTTGAGCTGGATgactgtttcttttgtttttttagccaCAAAAACAAGTTGTTTATATTGACCAGGGATGAGGTTCCCAAAAGTTCATCAGTTTCGGGAAGCTCATCTCAGTAGAAAACTTAGTACTTGCTAAAttaccagtttttgctgttatcAGCAAATGTAAGTTTTTATCTCCATATTAAAAATGGCAGTGTTCCAGTCCACTACTGGCAAGTGCAAATATATATGTCTGTTGAAGTATCTTGAATACTGTATAAAGAATCTAATGTGCATATCATCACAACGGTATGTTTTTGGGGAAAGATGCATTGTAAAAATTTTACCAAGAACCTAAAGCTGCATTTTTGAAGATGATTAGATGTTAGGTTTAACAGAAAGTCCAACATTAGGCCTTAAGGTCTTGGGTCTTAAGGGGCTTAAGGGTTCATTCTCATTAAATGCCCTTCCTCGTGTGTTTTGTTAAAGTACCTTGGCTTAACTACTAAGGATATTCCTTTCGGATACATTTTCAAGACATTAACTATTTTAAATActgttaaagaaaacatttatgaaaGTACTCTATACTTTCTCAGAAATGTAAGTTCAGAATAACCTTGGTTTGAATGGTTGCCCATAATCTTCTTGGCAGTAGTCTGCACATTACATTTCTGATGGCATATAACTGTACGGTAAAAGTGCTTTAATACTATGGCTTATGACCTTTGTTCTTTCCATCCCTAATAGGTTGGCTTGTGGACGCATCTGGATTTCAACATAGAATACAATAACAACCATATCATTTTTGCCAATGTCAGCGTTCGAGACATGAAGCCTGTGTCCTTGGATGATGTGCCTGGTGGAACATTGTCTGTTACACACACTTATGCAGTGCACTGGTTTCAGAGCCCATTAACTGTTGAGCGCCGGGGAGAACGGCTGCGTGATTTCAGCTTCTTTCCAAAGACTCTGGAGATCCATTGGTTATCTATAATTAATTCTTTGGTTTTGGTGGTGTTGCTCCTTGGTTTTGTGGTCATCATTTTGATGCGAGTGCTGAAGAATGACTTTGCAAGGTATTAGAACACAGTCATGTcttaatctcttttttttttttttcaaaattgtgctTTACTAAATCTGTGAGAAACTCCAAGCAAAAATTTAATTTGCTCCTAAAATATGTAAAGCTCTGAATAACTCTTCATTCATACAACATTTGTTGTAAATGGAAGGATGATATTTATGGGGCCTAATTTGTAATAAGATGATTTATTGCTAAAAGTGTTACGTATCCTATGAATGCTACTTAACtgcatacagtggtacctctggccacgaccgtaattcgttccaaagctctggacgcgacccgatttggtcctgacccgaacgtaatttccccataggattgtatgtaagtacaattaatctgttccagacccttacgaactgctcactgtaaacactttttaagcacaggggaaaaaaaattaaatgccacttctcttgcgaaacttttcaaaccatcctctactggctgtaaactcctcactttcgccactcgaagaaggatttttttttagcaaatcgccatgaatcttcctggctttctcgcatatgatcgcctcgcatacgctatcccctgcaagttgcttctcgttcaaccacactagcaacagtttttccacctcttccagcacttgattCCTCTGCTtagttaacattgtaactccttttgcaacatcagctgctttgttaggccctgtatacgcaaacaaaagaaaatgggaaacggagaatgggaaatccaCTGGCGCGTATGAACGCACATAGGGAAACTGGcctccagtgtttttgttcgccaccagagcacgtggttgtgaacagatgcaaaattttggcaaactttttgatcataacctgatttgtacgttttcggaaacgttcgtgaccagaggttctactgtatatgcaaaaagaACCGATTAATTGCTTCTCTCTTTCGAAAGACACCCAAGTACAATTACtgaattaaagtgcacatttgtCATTAAAGTTAATTAACAAGCTGAGCTGGCTAAACATATATCCTAGTTAGACAGTCATGTCTAATTacctatttattaaaaactaattcTTATAAATGTACCTACATAAATGCTTTTTCCATCCTTTGTtgcagtgaaggaaaaaaatttTCTTAGAGGCTTTTTCTTAGCGTTACACAAAGACCTCTGAaaacttgacaaattttattcTGATGACCGTAAACATATTAGACTTTTAGAGGGTGAAGGGTTTGTCCATTTTAGTAATTGGTTTAAGACAGCTTACTTTACTTATGTGAGCAGTGACAGATAGTTGTACTATGCATTCCCCCCCATATACTGTTTAGCACTCCTGACCTGTCTGTCTATTGGAGTATAGCAGTCTATCTCTGGAGAAGGTGTTTCATGAGGAACTTTGACAGGTAGTGAACTTTGTGCTGTGGTTGAGTGCTAAGAATTTATAATAATTACAAagattaatgagaaaaaaaatcatggttACAGCAACAGATGGGAATAGTTAATGTTTTGATAGTCGGGGAGAAGTGCTGCTACTCATCAGATCTAAGTTCATTGCTCTTCATGATTGTGATGGAGATGGTGTCCAAGAACTTTTCGAGGGTCTTCCATGAGAAGTCTTTGTCCTAATATGTACTGCTAGTGAAAGGGGGGCAGCATTAAAGGCTCTGAAATGAAACACTTAATGGAAGTGAAAGGACTACCAGTAAATATAAACCACCAGTGGCatataaacattataaaataagtATTAATGTGACAGATCATCCTCGCATGATGGGAACTGTTTGTTTGAATTTTGAGAGACATGCAAAGTCTTGATGCAGAAAGCAAGACCTAAGAAATTagcaactgaaaaataataagaagCTCGGGTTTCTGTGTAGCATTTAACATATGAATAGAGGTGAAGAATCTGAAGGGTAAAATGTGTGTGTAATATGTTACAAGGGCTTTCAGGCTCCCTGGAAATGACTGGGAAGTTTTAATGTAAGCTGTGTGAAAAGGTATTTGGTTTACTGAGGATAAGCAATGATGGGTTCAGAGATTACAGGTTTCATGTGGTGTAGAAAAACTAGCTGAAGTGGTTTGGGTATGTGAGGCAAATTGTATTATATAtccaattattattaatatctgtAATTGCATTAATCACACATTTATTTGTGATGTAACAGTGAAATTATAAAATTTCATTTGTCACTATAATCTTATACAATTAATATTTAAGGGTATCATTTTCAAATATGCGTAAGCATGTACTCCTGTACAAGTTTCCAGCAGCTGCTGTCCTAAGTTTTAAGaagggtttttgtttgtttgttttctaggTATAATATTGAGGAGGAGGCAGCAGATGACCTGGATCAGGCTGATAATGGCTGGAAAATCATACACACTGATGTTTTCCGTTTTCCATTGTGCAAAAGTCTGCTATGCTCAGTCATAGGTGTGGGGTCACAGTTTCTCACACTTGCCACAGGTGAGGTATTGAACATGTTAGAGCTGCAGGGCCAAAGTTTAACTGGTGTGACAATAGATGGTACTATACCAGCACTTAATCCGACatagacagacgcaggaggcacacaaataaaacacaaaagttttattttctttttcttcacctgtgggcaatgTCTTCTTCGTTTCCCAcgggcacaacacagtcccaaagcatcaACACCTCAATACACAATACTTTTCTTCTtccgtctttctcctccactcctccttggcaagctttgtctccctcctcccgacttgCTCaccgagtagtgtctgctggccccttatataagtcacctgaaagtgctccaggtgctcgttgccccATTTCCAGCTGCACtgccaggtgtggcggaagaaccaccCACACAAGCTCGGGAACAGCTACAGCACCTCCTGGCACCACCCCCGGATCACAACAGGGCTGTAaataactccatctcccatgaagccctacgGGAGTCCAACGCACCACTGCAACccttgggggctgccatctagcatccctgGGGAGGTATTGTtctgcccatgcttgctcccccggtcctctcaGTAAAGAGGTGTCCTGGCAGGACAAGGACCCCAGCCGTCTGTGACCCTGGTGAGCAAAACGAAAGCGGTATTCACCGTTAAAACTGACTGTTAAATTGATAACGTACAAGTATTGCATATTTCCATACATAATTACGTCTACTTGGACAAGCCTGAGCCCTTATCATTCATTAATTTGCATGTATGCCTAAAAGCATGACAGCAACAGCTGCATATGTCTTGTAGATATGCTACCAAGAAGCCActtgataaaatgttttttcaattCTTCTTGAATGGCCATGATCATAAACATGCGTCTAATCACATATTTTAACACTGTCGACTTAAAGGATGGTATACAGTAACTGGCAATGTTGTTATGCTCACCTTCCAAATAGTATGTTGATTCCACATTTGCCATTGTAATAGTCAGAACACGAGCTAAGCAAAGTGTTAAAAGTGTTGTAGAGGGATGTTGTTCAGCATTGACTACCACATGTTGCATAgttagatcagattagattatatttgataaactttattaatcccatggggaaattcagatgaatacagcagcagaaacataaaaaataaagacacagacctaggacaaataatacagctaaccagtcaatcaatcaattgataaatatttattgtgcagatatttcaaaatgaatttattcaaaatgagTACGTCaagaggaagcactgaattgcctgagcGCAGTGGGGAGAACAGAACCCCAGAGGTGTTTCTcattcttagcacaccatggtggaatgagcctgtggctaaaagtgctccaggaGTGTACCTCATATAGAGAATTTCATGAGGTCTTCCAaatttgccaccatcctctttccccacaacagcttcaagtgtaTTCAGGGCTTGCCCtctgatggagcaggctttcttgataagtttgtcCAGGCATTGTGCTTCCTTTGAGCTCAAGTTGTTTCCCTAGGAGACTGCAGAGTAAAACAACACACTGGCTACCattgactggtagaacatttccagcagcttgctgcacacatcaaaagacctgagtcttagtaagtacagtctgctctggcccttcttgtacagtgccactgtgtgtcagaccagtccagtgcagtttgttgtttatgtattattAATTAAGTGCTCTAGTGGAGTATAGCTACTCTTAATGGCTCCCTTTATTTTATCGTAAAGATACTTGATTGAGATTTGTCAACTGATATGACAACTGCATTATGTGGAATTTACCGTCACCACCTTCAAACCATTCCTAGCTTTGTGATTTAAAGCATTGTCTTCTAACAATGTTACCCTGTTGCAGTAAAACATTATTCTACTATTATTCTGGAGTTCCTTCTTGTACCATGAAATATGTTCCATACCATTAAACCGCCAGCAccagtcaacatttaaaaaaaaaaaaaaaaaaaaaaaaaaaaacacccagcaGGATGGATCAGTGTGCTTGGATCTTCCAGTGTTTCTTGCTAACTGAAAAATTTTCCACCACTGCCACTACAAAATTATATACATAATGAAAATCCATAACTATTTTCCACACATCACTTAATGCTTTTCAAAGTTCGTTCAGGTGAGAACTGTGCATCTCCAGATGGATGTCTGGCTGCTAGACAGTTACTGCTGTGCTCTTCTATACAGTTGGCCTTTGCAGTATCCGATAAGCAAGCGGTTAAGTGACGTTTGTGCTGGCGCTCCACCCCGATGTTCTGATTCTTTCAGAGACATATGGCTAGCTGTTCAGTTTCAAGGCAGTGGTGGCTAAAATTCAAACATgaacttcttaaaatattttgtgaagaagagaaagaaaacgcTGCTTTTTTAGGTATCATACACCCAGAAGGgtggttttatttaattaatttgttagcACATGCAGAGaaggcattttttatttaattaatttggtAGAGGTTTTAGAGGGAATACCCACAGCCTACTTTGGGTGTTTTGGCAGTCTAAGCAAAATCAATTTAACACAATAtgcttttaaatatacagtatctgtttcaTATTTTCTGACCCACTTTATGATTACATGGCTTCTGATTTAATAACCACATATCCTCAACATTCCTCTACATTGTTAAACTGGTCAGACATTCaaacaaagtgatttttttccagCTAAATATCATGGATATCTTTTGGATCACAAGGGAATACTGAAGTCCCCACATATAGCCCTCACACTCAAAGCATCCTGTTGTATTTTCCAGACCAATTATACAATTGTGACAGTGCAAGccagaattaaaaaaactgaaaagtataTTCTTTGTTAGGTCTGtcaacatttctttttaactttgtaTTCAGTTGTTGCAGGAATTTAAATTacatcatattttcttgttcagaTAGCGGCACAACTGAAAGTTTGTTGTGGTATGAGGTTTCAGGCTGACTGTTCAGCGTCTACATCTATACAATTTTAAGACCTAGGTGGCATATTTTACAAGAAACCAGAGGTTGTTTTTCCAACAGACTCCTCCTTCAACTTTATTTCACTCTTTCATCGTAACATTGGTCCTGTGACCCCTTCCGTATTTGTAACAAGAGAGACAAAAGGCACTGTAACTTACTGCTagagtatttttttaaaactggcaGTTTAGCTCATCTTCAGCTTTTCAGCACTTGCTGTGTCTAAATTATGAAGGCACACCAAATACTGATTGCATTAAAATAACAATTGAAAAACAGTAAAGCTTGAATTTGTCAATCTGCTCACCTGCAAAGTAAGAATGTCTTTTGAATGTGCAACTGCACTTAGCCGTGTTACTCGTTATTGTAACTACAATTGTAAGGTGCTTTGTGCCACATAAAATTAAGGTAATTGTGCATTACACCTCTGTAATTACAAATTTGATTTCTAAGTTACAAAGTAATTTGAAGATACATGTTAGCATTTCCCATGATAACAGAAAAGTGTGGCAGTGTGCTATGATATAAAAGAGAGTTACTGTTAGCACATGTCAAACTAGGAGTGATTTAAGGTACTGTTTATTGTAACTGCCACTGA of the Erpetoichthys calabaricus chromosome 2, fErpCal1.3, whole genome shotgun sequence genome contains:
- the tm9sf1 gene encoding transmembrane 9 superfamily member 1; amino-acid sequence: MESERRSMLSLSGFLFPHLWTSAHWFLLFVCLWTLVSGSSYKQGDPVILYVNKVGPYHNPQETYHYYKLPVCRPKEVRHKSLSLGEVLDGDRMAESLYDIRFQENVDKKSLCELKLTEAEVEELKEAIEELYYFEFVLDEIPIWGFVGYMEESGFLPHSHKVGLWTHLDFNIEYNNNHIIFANVSVRDMKPVSLDDVPGGTLSVTHTYAVHWFQSPLTVERRGERLRDFSFFPKTLEIHWLSIINSLVLVVLLLGFVVIILMRVLKNDFARYNIEEEAADDLDQADNGWKIIHTDVFRFPLCKSLLCSVIGVGSQFLTLATGIIVMALLGMFNVHRHGAINSAAILLYALTCCVAGYVSSNFYKKIGGERWVWNIVLTTLLFSAPFFLTWSVVNTVHWLSGSTQALPVSTVLLLLAVWVLVGFPLTVIGGIFGKNSAGTFDAPCRTRNIARQIPSQPWYKHSIVHMTIGGFLPFSAISVELYYIFATVWGREQYTLYGILLVVFAILLSVGACISIALTYFQLSGEDYRWWWRSIFSTGSTGAFIFLYSVFYYFRRSNMSGVVQSVEFFGYSLLTAYVFSLMLGTVSFFSSLKFIRYIYINLKMD